From the genome of Candidatus Tectomicrobia bacterium:
CAGGTGGGCGAAGGAGTGGAAGAACTTGTGACCGCTGCCCCCTGCGATGCCGCTCATGGCCAGCGCCCCCGGGATGTTCCCCGCGTCCACCCCGCTCTGGGCGCTCACCGCGGCGCGCTGCACGGCCACGCCCCCGCGGAAGTACTTCACCTCCACCTCGATCCCGTGCTTCTTGTAGATGCCCTTGTCGATGGCATAGAGCACCGGCAGGTGGATCACGTTGGGCGGGCTGGTGGGCATCGCCACCACGATCTTGGCGGCCCAGGCGGGCTGGGAGGCCGGCCCGAGAAGTGCCGCCAGGAAGGCGGCCGCCATCCAGAATGCGCACCGTTTCATCGTTCAACCCTCCTTGCCATAGAGGAAATTCCGCCCGCTAGTGCCTGCTCCCCGTCCGCCATGACGCGAACCGGCCCTCGAAGAAGTTCACCAGCTTCGTCAGGACGATGCCGACGATCATGAGAAAGACGACGGGCGCGAGGCCCTTGTCCATCTCGAGATTTCCGACGTAGTCCTGGCTCAGGGCGCCCAGCCCCGAGATGCTCATGAGGAACTCCGCCACCACCATCCCCACCAGCGCGCGCCCGGAGGCGAGCCCGAGGCCGGCCACCAGATAGGGCACCACCGAGGGGAAGATCAGATCGCGCCAGCGCTGCCACTCGCTCGAGCAGAAGGATCGCGTGACCTCCAGGAGCATGGGGTCCACGTTTCGCACCCCGTGATAGACGTTCACGATGACGGGCATGATGGCGAAGAAGACCACGATGGTCGTCTTCCCGGCGAAGTCCACCCCCAGCACCATGGCGATGGGAAACGCCAGCGCCACCACGGGCGTCGCGTAGAGGGCGTACACGAAGGTGTCCACCGCGTACTCGAAGTTCTTCGAGCGGCCCATGAGCACCCCGATCACGATGCCCGTGGGGATGGCCATGGCCAGCCCCGCGCCCAGGATCTGGGAGCTCTCGTAGGCGGCCGTCAGCATCTCGCCGCTGAACAAGAGGGCGAAGAACGCGCTCACGATGGCGCTCGGGTAGCTGAACACGGAGGGCCGGATGACGCCGGTCCAGCCGAGCGCCTCCCAGCCCCCGACCACCGCGAGCAGCGAGAGTGCCCGGATGTAGATGCGGGGCTCCTGGATCCACAGCCCGGTGGATTCCGCCTCGGCCTCCTTCGCCTTCGCCGCCGCGAGGGGCTTCGTCTCGGTCGTCATGGCTTGGCCTCCATCCGGAGGGCCACCCCGTCGGGGAGCGGCCCGGGGTCCGCGTCTGGGCGCCGCAGGGCCTCCCACAGGTAGTGGCGCAGGGCCTGGAACCGGTCGCTCGCGCGCAGCGATTCGATCTCCCTGCCCCGGCCGAACCCGGTCTCCAGCTCGAAGCGGATGCGCCCCGGCCGCGGGCTCATCACCACCACACGGTCCCCCAGCAGGAGCGCCTCGTCGATGCTGTGCGTGATGAAGAGCATGGACTTGGGCTCCACGTCGATGATCCGGAGAAGCTCCTCCTGGAGCTGTTCGCGCGTCAGGGCGTCCAGGGCGCCGAAGGGCTCGTCCAGCAGGAGCACCGCCGCCTGGGTGGCCAGCGCGCGCGCCAGGCCGGCCCGCTGCTGCATCCCGCCGGAGAGCTCCGAGGGGTAGTGCTCCTCGAAGCCCTCCAGCCCCACCAGGCCGATGTAGCGGCGGACGAGCCGGTCCGTCTCCCCGGCCGGGCGGCCCTGGATGCGCAGGCCGTAGGAGATGTTCTGGTACAGGCGCTTCCAGGGGAAAAGTCCGAAATGCTGGAACACCATGGCCATCTCAGGCCGAGGGGCGGTCACGCGCTCGGAGCGGAAGATGACCTCCCCCTCCTCGTGCGGGATCAGCCCGTTCACGATGCGCAGAAGGGTGGTCTTGCCGCACCCGCTGGGGCCCAGGATGGTCACGATCTCCTGGTGGCCCACGTCGAGATCGATGCCGTCGAGGACGTGCAGGCTGCCGTAGCGCTTGTGAAGACCCCGCAGGGAGAGGCTCACCCCGCGATCCCCCGCGGCTGGCGTCCGGTTCAAGAGATTCTCCGAAGCGGTGGCCAAGCCGGGCGGGAGGCGAGGCGAGGCGGGACCGCGAAACCATTGAACAACCGCCGCGGCGGGAGTATTCCGGCTCAAGCCCTTCCGGAGCCGCGGTCGTCACGGGACGAAGGCTTCATTATTCACCCGCCCCCGCCCGAAGGCAACCCCTGGATCAGGGGGTCTCGCGAAACGTCCCGCGGCCCTCCGCATCCTTTCCGCAGAGACGAACCCCGCCTTGGCGGGGCCAGGCCAGGGAGAAAGGGCCATGACGCGCACCGCCCCTGCAGACATCTAACGGCAAGGCCGGGGCGAGGGGAAATTTCCGGCGGCTCCTCCTACTCCTCCCCCACCACCGCGACCGCCTGGATCTCGATCATCATGTCGGGGTGTGCGAAGCCCGCGACGGTGATGAGGGCGCTCGCCGGGAACCCTCCCGGGAAATACTGCTTGCGCAGCTCGACGAAGCGGTCGCCGTGCCTCACGTCGAGGATGAAAACCGTCATCGTCACGATGTCCTGGAGCTTGCCGCCCGCCCGCTCGAGGGTCTTCCCGATGGCGCGGAAGGTGGCGTGGGCCTGGGCCTCGAAGTTCCCGGCGAGGGATTTGCCGTCCTCGTCCGCCCGCGCCCCCACCCCCGCCAGCCAGACGGCCTTCCCCCCGCGCGTGACGACGGCGGGCGAGAAGGCGCGGTTCTCCTGCCAGGTCCCCTTCAGGTATTCGCGGGCCATGCGTCGTCCCTCCTTGTGGGTCCGTTTCCAGCTTGCCTTTGGGTTGTTTGCAGTCTCACGAAGTTAATTTTTGTTATTTGCGTATTTCCAGGCTATAAGTAGAACTTGATTAACAATCAATCATGTTTTACATTTGAAAGGTAGCAAGGAGGGAAATATCATGGGAAGTAACCAGATTCCAAAGGCTTCTGCTGAAGCTAGACTCGTCGA
Proteins encoded in this window:
- a CDS encoding RidA family protein, coding for MAREYLKGTWQENRAFSPAVVTRGGKAVWLAGVGARADEDGKSLAGNFEAQAHATFRAIGKTLERAGGKLQDIVTMTVFILDVRHGDRFVELRKQYFPGGFPASALITVAGFAHPDMMIEIQAVAVVGEE
- a CDS encoding ABC transporter permease, which produces MTTETKPLAAAKAKEAEAESTGLWIQEPRIYIRALSLLAVVGGWEALGWTGVIRPSVFSYPSAIVSAFFALLFSGEMLTAAYESSQILGAGLAMAIPTGIVIGVLMGRSKNFEYAVDTFVYALYATPVVALAFPIAMVLGVDFAGKTTIVVFFAIMPVIVNVYHGVRNVDPMLLEVTRSFCSSEWQRWRDLIFPSVVPYLVAGLGLASGRALVGMVVAEFLMSISGLGALSQDYVGNLEMDKGLAPVVFLMIVGIVLTKLVNFFEGRFASWRTGSRH
- a CDS encoding ABC transporter ATP-binding protein, whose translation is MSLSLRGLHKRYGSLHVLDGIDLDVGHQEIVTILGPSGCGKTTLLRIVNGLIPHEEGEVIFRSERVTAPRPEMAMVFQHFGLFPWKRLYQNISYGLRIQGRPAGETDRLVRRYIGLVGLEGFEEHYPSELSGGMQQRAGLARALATQAAVLLLDEPFGALDALTREQLQEELLRIIDVEPKSMLFITHSIDEALLLGDRVVVMSPRPGRIRFELETGFGRGREIESLRASDRFQALRHYLWEALRRPDADPGPLPDGVALRMEAKP